Part of the SAR324 cluster bacterium genome, AAAGTGCAATCCTGGAGATCCTAGAGCAGATGTTCCAGTCCATAGACCAGTTCTTTGAGGACCTGAACTTTTTTACAGGCCAGACACACACCTTGCATGAAAGAACTGCGGTGCAGAGAATCGTGGCGGATGGTCAGAATTTCATTGTTTCCACCAAAAATCACTTCCTGATGCGCCACAAGTCCCGGTAGTCGGACGGAGTGAATTGGAACCCCCTGGGCGTTGGCACCACGTGCGCCAGCAAGGAGTTCTTTTTCTTCCAGTTTTTGAGGCATTCGGCTGCGGTTTTCCGCAATCATGGCGGCGGTTTTGACTGCTGTTCCAGAAGGTGCATCCGCTTTTCGGTTATGATGCAATTCAATGATTTCAGCTTCAGGAAAATAGCGTGATGCTTCTTTGGCAAATTTCATCATCAACACCGCACCAATCGCGAAATTAGGTGCAATGAGGCCGCCCAACTTTTTTTGCTCTGCTAAATGTTGCAGTTCCTGAACCTGCTCCGGCAAAAGTCCACTGGTTCCAATCACAGGGCACGCACCGGATTCAATGATTTTCCTGGTGTTATGGAAGGCGACTGATGCTGTGGTGAAATCAACCACAACCTGTGCCCTGGAACTGGCAATTACCGCGGAAAGATCATCACCCAGATCTGTTTGCCCAACCAATTCAAGGTCAGGATCCTGCTGAATTGCCTGAACAGCTTCCTGCCCCATTTTTCCTTTTGCCCCATTGACCAACACACGAATCATAACGGCCTCTCAAGATCTGATCAAAAATAAAGACGATAAAAAATTTGTTCGAAGAAGTAAATGCAAGCCTGTCAAAAGACAAGTACAAACATGGTTCATCCCAAGATGTGAACTACCACTTCTCTTGTACTTCCATGGTCACGGTGTTCCCAAAGATAGATCCCTTGCCAGATTCCCATATTCAACCGTCCTTGTGTGACCGGAATCTGTTCTGAGGTATGTGTTAATGCGGACCTGATATGAGCAGGCATATCGTCTTGTCCTTCGGTTGTATGTCTGAATCCCTGTTCATGCGGTTTGATCATACGCGACATGAAAAACTCCAGATCTCTAAGCACATCCGGGTCAGCATTTTCCTGAATCAGCAAACTTGCGGAGGTGTGCTTGATAAAGAGACAGCAGAGCCCTGTACCAATGCCGGATTCCTTAACAAGGTTCTGAATTTCATGTGTAATATTGATAAACTGTTTGCCCTTTGTCAAAAATTTCAAGGTCTTCTGATATGGCATAACATGATCCTGATTCATGGTGAAAAAATTGAAATGTTATGTGTCATTGTCTGTTTGATCAAGAAGCTTGTGAACCAGATCCAGATTCAGGGAAACATACATGGTTGATGTTTGGGAACAACTGACCGTTCCAGGTTGGGATCCTTTAATTTTTCGTACATATTTTCGCTGAGTATAAACAACTTCAATTTTTTCATTTTGACGGATTTTTGAATAATATGCGGCAAGATGTACTGCGTCTTCCAATGTTTTGGGCGGAAGTGGTGATTTGGGATATTTGACCACGACATGCGCTCCTGGTGATTGCTGGGCATGAAACCACCAGTCATTGCCGTTTGCCATATGAAAAGTGACCTGCTCATTTTGTCTGGCATTACGACCGATGATGATCATCAAACCATCTCGACTGATACGCTGTACCGGCCCCTGCTGTACAAATTGCTGATTACTCTGTTTCATTGACTTTTTAGCGGTAGTCGAGATAAACGCGGGCAATTGTGTTTTCCAAAGCTCCATCTGGTCAAATGTTCTCACAGTCTCCATTTGTTGTTCAGCAAGATCCAACTCCTCCAGTTCGGTCATGGATTGAATCATTCGTTCTTCAACCATGGGAATTGCCTTTTTGAGTTTGGCGGCTTTTTTAAACAACCGATCCATGTTTTCCCGTGGAGAAATTTTCTCATCCAACGGGATTGAAACAGGCGTAAGATGTTCATCAAAATAATCCACGACCCTCACAGAAGACTGTCCCCGAATAATCGTATTCATGGAACTTTTGAGCAATTCACCCCATTTTTGAAAAAGGGCATGCTGCTGGCACTGCTTCAGGTCCATTTCCTGTTTGGATAACCTGCGACCAATTTTTTTTTTGAGATGTTTGAAATGCTGATGATAGAAGGCTTGATCAAGCTGGCAAGAATGTGCTTGTTCAAGATTTAAAAAATACTGATCATTTTTCAGGTCATCCATATTTTTGGGATTGAGCAAAAACGGAGAAAACCACTTTTCTGGCAGAATATAAGACATGCCCTGTGAAAGTTTTCTTCCTGCCTGGTTGGGATTGTTCATGGCCATCAGCAATGTGTTGTTTTCATCCAATAACAACAGGTTGCTGGCAGATCCGTTATCTTCCCAAATTAAAAAATATGATGGCCCTTGAGGGTGATTCAGACAAAACTGGATCACCTGGGGATGAATCAACACCATATTCTCAAAGGAATACCCATTAATTCTGTGTCTCAGCCATAAACAAAAAAGTGGTGGATTAGGCGGATTGCGGAAATGACGTTCTGTTTGATATATTCTGGGAATATGAGAATTAATAGAAAATATCCAGGACTGACGAGCATGATGAAACACCTCAACGACCACCGTATCGGCAAATGGCTGGTTTATTTTTTGGATATGTGTGCCAATCAAGGGCATCATCCAGACAGGAATTGTACTCGACATACTTTTATAAACCTCATTTCAATAATTGTGATGCATACCGGTTATCAGTGGCTGATTATTATCGTATCAAGCCTGGTTTTAAGTCAACTGGCTTCTTGTGGTCGTTTTGCAGAACCAGAGCATGAAACAGACCCTGGTTTTTTATTCAAGGATTCAGGTTTGATAGAGTGTTTCAAATTGTTGGAATCTGATAATATTTACCGGATCACCGAGATGACCTGTTCCGATCAACAAATTGGAGATCTCACTGGTATTGATGGATTGATTAATCTGCGGAAGCTGGATCTTTCACAAAATGCCATCACCGATATTACTCCCCTGCAAAATTTGAAAAATCTGGACAACATCAACCTTTCCGGAAATCAAATACAGGATATTACGCCCCTGTCTCAATTGACATTATTAACCAAATTGAACCTGTCTCAAAATCAAATTAATTCCGGTGAGGCTTTGGCCGCTTTGACTGCGCTGGAAGAACTCCTTTTGTCTCAAAACAACCTATCCAGCATAATCCATCTTAAAACTCTGACCAAGCTCACAAAAATCGCGCTTGCTGATAATCAAATCACAAATATTCAAGACCTGACCTCGTTGATTCATCTTCAGGAAATTGACCTGTCAGGCAATACGTTACAGGATACTTCACTATTATCCAGTTTGCCGGACCTGAAAGTGCTATATTTGAGCAATGCCAATATTCATGATTTAACGACGTTAGTCGAACTCACGCAACTTCAATCTCTGGTTCTCGCCAACAATAATATTGAAGATATTTCTGCCATTCAGCAGTTTTCCGCATTAACCGGGTTGGACCTTTCAGGGAACAAAATAAATATGATCAGCCCGTTGAAAACTTTGTCGAACTTAAAAATTCTGTCTTTATCCAGTAATCTTCTGACGGACCCTGAACCTTTAAAAACCATGATTAATCTGACATTTCTTTTTCTGGATGAGAATCCATCATTATCATGTGCCGGATTAACCACTCTCCTGAATACGATGAAAAACACACTCATCAGCCCAGATTCGCCAATTCCCAGTGAAAACTGCATTAATCCCTGACACAATATGGCTGTTTACCGTTTCTTAGCAATATTCTATTTTATATTTATTTCAGAAATTCCTGGTTTTGCGGCTGATTTTTCAAGCCCTATCATTATCCCTCACTACCATATTATCGAAAAAATCCGGACAGGCATGTATGGGCTTCAATTCGAGGAGCATAAACAAGAAATTCAATATTTGATTGATCAGGTTGAAGAACCCGTCAAAACAACGTATCAAGCCATATTCAATTACATGGAACTTACGGCCCATTTTCCCAATAACTATGAATCATACCTTGTCCGGTTTGAACAGAGTTCAGACCAAGCCCTGAAATTGCTCATGTCAGATGACAAAAAACAACAGAAACCATTCTGGTCTGTGTTTCAGGGAATTGTGTTTGCCATGAAAGCCGGGGTCGCTTTGGGAATACGAAAATCATACTGGGATGCCTACCAATATGGTGTGGAAGGCGTCGATCTTTTTGACCAACTCAGGGAAGATTATCCAGAATTTTATGATGCCGCACTGAGTTCCGGGATCTTGAAAGTCCTGGTATCCCAAGCCCCCTGGATTGTTCAAAAATTAGCAACATGGTTTGTCCCGACAGGCACGTTGGAGGACGGTTTGTCTGATTTGAATTTGGTCATTCAGCAGGGAAACTATGCCCGTGAAGAATCACGGTTATTTCATGGTTATCTGATGTGGGCCAGAATGCCTGTCTCTGTAAGAAGAAAACTGATTCCACAACTTATCCCACTGTTAAAGCAATACCCTGACAATATTCAACTCTATTTCCTCATCGCTCTTGGATATGAAAAAACAGGGCAATACCGACAGTCCATGAATTATGCAACACAGGGACTTGAAAGAATGAAAATAACTCAGAGTGTTTTCGTCAACCATTATCGGGATGCGTTAAACGGGATGTTGTTATTCGTTTTTTTTAGAAACCAGGTTCGTTTAATCAATCATCCAGGTCAGTGGCAAACTCTGGAAGAACAAACCCAAGCCATGAATGATGCTTCAGGTGTTTCAGCGGCATTTCATATTTACTCGATCATGAAACAGAATCGC contains:
- a CDS encoding YjbQ family protein, yielding MPYQKTLKFLTKGKQFINITHEIQNLVKESGIGTGLCCLFIKHTSASLLIQENADPDVLRDLEFFMSRMIKPHEQGFRHTTEGQDDMPAHIRSALTHTSEQIPVTQGRLNMGIWQGIYLWEHRDHGSTREVVVHILG
- a CDS encoding DUF814 domain-containing protein is translated as MSSTIPVWMMPLIGTHIQKINQPFADTVVVEVFHHARQSWIFSINSHIPRIYQTERHFRNPPNPPLFCLWLRHRINGYSFENMVLIHPQVIQFCLNHPQGPSYFLIWEDNGSASNLLLLDENNTLLMAMNNPNQAGRKLSQGMSYILPEKWFSPFLLNPKNMDDLKNDQYFLNLEQAHSCQLDQAFYHQHFKHLKKKIGRRLSKQEMDLKQCQQHALFQKWGELLKSSMNTIIRGQSSVRVVDYFDEHLTPVSIPLDEKISPRENMDRLFKKAAKLKKAIPMVEERMIQSMTELEELDLAEQQMETVRTFDQMELWKTQLPAFISTTAKKSMKQSNQQFVQQGPVQRISRDGLMIIIGRNARQNEQVTFHMANGNDWWFHAQQSPGAHVVVKYPKSPLPPKTLEDAVHLAAYYSKIRQNEKIEVVYTQRKYVRKIKGSQPGTVSCSQTSTMYVSLNLDLVHKLLDQTDNDT
- a CDS encoding 4-hydroxy-tetrahydrodipicolinate reductase; the encoded protein is MIRVLVNGAKGKMGQEAVQAIQQDPDLELVGQTDLGDDLSAVIASSRAQVVVDFTTASVAFHNTRKIIESGACPVIGTSGLLPEQVQELQHLAEQKKLGGLIAPNFAIGAVLMMKFAKEASRYFPEAEIIELHHNRKADAPSGTAVKTAAMIAENRSRMPQKLEEKELLAGARGANAQGVPIHSVRLPGLVAHQEVIFGGNNEILTIRHDSLHRSSFMQGVCLACKKVQVLKELVYGLEHLL
- a CDS encoding leucine-rich repeat domain-containing protein, which translates into the protein MMHTGYQWLIIIVSSLVLSQLASCGRFAEPEHETDPGFLFKDSGLIECFKLLESDNIYRITEMTCSDQQIGDLTGIDGLINLRKLDLSQNAITDITPLQNLKNLDNINLSGNQIQDITPLSQLTLLTKLNLSQNQINSGEALAALTALEELLLSQNNLSSIIHLKTLTKLTKIALADNQITNIQDLTSLIHLQEIDLSGNTLQDTSLLSSLPDLKVLYLSNANIHDLTTLVELTQLQSLVLANNNIEDISAIQQFSALTGLDLSGNKINMISPLKTLSNLKILSLSSNLLTDPEPLKTMINLTFLFLDENPSLSCAGLTTLLNTMKNTLISPDSPIPSENCINP